A window of the Scyliorhinus torazame isolate Kashiwa2021f chromosome 12, sScyTor2.1, whole genome shotgun sequence genome harbors these coding sequences:
- the LOC140386551 gene encoding serine protease 1-like: MKGFLLSLLLVAVAAATSDDKIVGGYECTPHSVPWQVSLDMGYHGCGGSLISDRWVISAAHCWYTPSYLKVLLGAHSLTGQTGSEQLVSVESIYWNQKYDYQTLDNDIMLVKLARSVRMTDSIRPVPLPTECPLPYTQCVVSGWGNIYSDHVFMPDALRCVKVPLMSDIECNYAYPGLITSNMICAGYMEGGKDACNGDSGGPLVCDGILQGIVSWGRGCALADSPGVYTKVCALLPWINEIMATK; the protein is encoded by the exons ATGAAgggtttcctgctctctctgctCCTGGTAGCTGTGG CTGCTGCAACTTCAGATGACAAGATTGTGGGGGGTTACGAATGCACCCCCCACAGTGTACCGTGGCAAGTCTCTCTGGACATGGGCTACCATGGCTGTGGGGGCTCTCTGATCAGCGACAGATGGGTCATTTCTGCGGCCCACTGCTGGTACAC TCCCAGTTATCTCAAAGTTCTGCTCGGAGCACACAGCCTGACGGGGCAGACAGGCTCTGAGCAGCTCGTGAGCGTGGAGAGCATCTACTGGAACCAGAAGTATGATTACCAAACCTTGGACAATGACATCATGCTGGTTAAACTCGCTCGGTCGGTCAGGATGACTGATTCGATCAGACCAGTACCACTCCCAACTGAATGTCCGCTCCCCTACACCCAGTGCGTCGTCTCCGGATGGGGCAATATCTACTCCGATCATG TGTTCATGCCAGATGCTCTCCGTTGTGTGAAGGTGCCATTGATGAGTGACATTGAGTGTAACTATGCCTACCCTGGACTTATCACCAGCAACATGATCTGTGCTGGTTACATGGAGGGTGGAAAAGATGCTTGCAAT GGAGACTCCGGCGGACCTTTGGTGTGTGACGGTATTCTCCAAGGTATTGTGTCATGGGGACGGGGATGTGCGTTGGCAGACTCTCCTGGTGTGTACACAAAGGTATGCGCACTCCTGCCCTggatcaatgaaatcatggctacaAAGTGA